A stretch of the Enterobacter mori genome encodes the following:
- the ettA gene encoding energy-dependent translational throttle protein EttA, whose product MAQFVYTMHRVGKVVPPKRHILKNISLSFFPGAKIGVLGLNGAGKSTLLRIMAGIDTDIEGEARPQPGIKIGYLPQEPQLNPEHTVRESVEEAVSEVVNALKGLDEVYAKYAEPDADFDKLAAQQGKYEEIIQAHDGHNLNVQLERAADALRLPDWDAKVEKLSGGERRRVALCRLLLEKPDMLLLDEPTNHLDAESVAWLERFLHDFEGTVVAITHDRYFLDNVAGWILELDRGEGIPWEGNYSSWLEQKDQRLAQEASQEAARRKSIEKELEWVRQGAKGRQSKGKARLARFEELNNTEYQKRNETNELFIPPGARLGDKVVEVSNLRKSYGDRLLIDDLSFSVPKGAIVGIIGPNGAGKSTLFRMMSGQEQPDSGSITLGETVKLASVDQFRDAMDNSKTVWEEVSGGLDIMRIGNTEMPSRAYVGRFNFKGTDQGKRVGELSGGERGRLHLAKLLQVGGNVLLLDEPTNDLDIETLRALENALLEFPGCAMVISHDRWFLDRIATHILDYQDEGKVEFFEGNFTEYEEYKKRTLGADALEPKRIKYKRIAK is encoded by the coding sequence GTGGCTCAATTCGTTTATACCATGCATCGTGTCGGCAAAGTTGTCCCGCCGAAACGTCATATTCTTAAAAATATCTCGCTGAGCTTCTTCCCGGGCGCAAAAATCGGTGTTCTGGGTCTCAACGGTGCCGGTAAGTCCACCCTGCTGCGCATCATGGCGGGCATCGATACAGACATCGAAGGTGAAGCCCGTCCGCAGCCTGGCATCAAGATTGGTTACCTGCCGCAGGAACCTCAGCTGAACCCGGAACACACCGTTCGCGAATCCGTTGAAGAAGCGGTGTCCGAAGTGGTTAACGCGCTGAAAGGTCTGGATGAAGTGTATGCCAAATACGCCGAGCCGGATGCGGACTTCGACAAGCTGGCCGCTCAGCAGGGCAAGTATGAAGAGATTATCCAGGCGCACGACGGTCACAACCTGAACGTGCAGCTGGAGCGCGCGGCTGATGCCCTGCGTCTGCCGGACTGGGATGCTAAAGTTGAAAAGCTCTCCGGGGGTGAACGTCGCCGCGTCGCGCTGTGCCGCCTGCTGCTGGAAAAACCAGACATGCTGCTGCTCGACGAACCGACCAACCACCTGGATGCGGAATCCGTGGCGTGGCTGGAGCGCTTCCTGCACGACTTCGAAGGCACTGTTGTGGCGATTACCCACGACCGTTACTTCCTCGACAACGTCGCTGGCTGGATCCTGGAGCTGGACCGCGGCGAAGGCATTCCATGGGAAGGCAACTACTCCTCCTGGCTGGAGCAGAAAGATCAGCGTCTGGCGCAGGAAGCTTCTCAGGAAGCGGCGCGTCGCAAGTCTATCGAGAAAGAGCTGGAATGGGTGCGTCAGGGCGCGAAGGGCCGTCAGTCTAAGGGCAAAGCCCGTCTGGCACGCTTCGAAGAGCTGAACAACACCGAATACCAGAAACGTAACGAAACCAACGAACTGTTTATTCCACCTGGAGCACGTCTGGGGGATAAAGTGGTTGAAGTCAGCAACCTGCGTAAGTCTTACGGCGACCGCCTGCTGATTGACGACCTGAGTTTCTCCGTACCGAAAGGCGCTATCGTCGGGATCATCGGTCCGAACGGCGCGGGTAAATCCACCCTGTTCCGCATGATGTCCGGTCAGGAACAGCCTGACAGCGGCTCTATCACCCTGGGTGAAACCGTGAAGCTGGCCTCCGTTGACCAGTTCCGTGACGCAATGGACAACAGCAAAACCGTGTGGGAAGAAGTCTCCGGCGGTCTGGATATCATGCGTATCGGCAACACCGAGATGCCAAGCCGCGCCTATGTTGGCCGCTTCAACTTCAAAGGCACCGACCAGGGTAAACGCGTGGGCGAACTGTCCGGCGGTGAGCGCGGTCGTCTGCACCTCGCGAAGCTGCTGCAGGTTGGCGGTAACGTACTGCTGCTCGATGAACCAACCAACGACCTGGATATCGAAACCCTGCGCGCGCTGGAAAACGCCCTGCTGGAGTTCCCGGGCTGCGCGATGGTTATCTCGCACGACCGCTGGTTCCTGGACCGTATCGCGACCCACATCCTGGACTACCAGGACGAAGGTAAAGTCGAGTTCTTCGAAGGTAACTTCACCGAATACGAAGAGTACAAGAAACGCACGCTGGGCGCCGACGCGCTGGAGCCGAAGCGTATTAAGTACAAGCGTATTGCGAAATAA